AGCCAATATGTGAAATGCAAGGATGCATCTTCACAATCTCATGTTTATGAGCTATATGCCATCAGCAACCATTATGGTGGCCTAGGCGGTGGGCACTACTCTGCCTATGCAAAGGTAAATTACATAATCCAggtttctttcttttgtctTCTAAATTACACAATCCCCAAGTTTTTCTCGTCTTCTTCAATGGGAGTACCAGCTGGATGAACTATTATTATTGATGTTGGGAATCCAACCTGGGATCTTCTACTCCCCCATCCAACCATTGCCACTTGAGCCAGGTCTCAAGGGATTGAAGTGGTTCTGCTGTGTGACCAAACATATCTCAGCTAATAATTACTAGGCTTTAGCGTGTTATCAAGTATATTACATCTAGTCAATCATGTAGAAGTAGTTGCCACACTCTTGCCTACTGTAATTCAAAATTGCCTAACTGAATTTATATGATCCTTCCAGAGGACATTGGTTTCTTTTGAGGAACTAAGGGGCTTACTTTACCACTGTGCAGTTGATTGATGAAAACAGATGGTACCATTTCGATGACAGCCATGTTTCTCCCGTTGGCGAGAGCGAGATCAAGACATCAGCTGCATATGTGTTATTCTATCAACGAGTTAAAGCAGCTCCAAAGATTGGAACAGGGGAGCCTTCTCTGGGTCATACAAGTTCTTGAGGGCTGTGTATGTAGCATGCAGTTGCATTTCGAAGTGTTGTGGCTCTAATGGTCCCTCTTTTACCTGAAAAGCTGATTTGgtccaaaaaaaattgagtcCACAGGATGATGATGCGCCTTTCAGACCAATCTGCACAGGCTAAGGGTTTAAGAAGCAACACCAAGGTTGGAATATGGGTATAATGGAAATATGAGGGGCTGTATTCGGTTAGGATGGTAGGTGGAAGTAGCTATAGCTTATCTTATGTTGATGACgcttttttaaaaaggaaattttggtTGCCAATCAGATAGGCTTATTATAGATTCCGGTTAATCTGTGATCTGTAGGCTTTCAAATGGAGAGAAATAGTGAGCACTTTCCTCATTACCTTGACCTTCTTGCCAAATCTTGTTCTTTACTTCCTCCCCCTCTGCTAGTCAGATAAAAGAGTTGAAATTGTTATCATGTTGTGTCCCTACTCCTTTCTTAAATCAGATTTCCAATAATTATTTGAGTCTTATATGGCATATATGGTTATGGCTCAACTGCTGGTTTGGTCGAAAAATGTATGGGGCCTTGGATTACCGGTTTTGACCATTGGAGGTGTCTATTAATTTAGGTCAGAAGGCAAAAAGGCAGGGGGGATTGTAAAAGGTGGCGGAGATATCAAGGAAAAGATCTTTTTTACACCGAAGGTCATTGCTTTCAGCGCAGAATCCAACGTGAAAGAAACATTTTACAATCCAATTCTGGGAGCATCATTTAGGCTTACATTGGTCACCGGacggaaagaaaaaatgttatcACCATGGAGGAGACGGAACAAtagtaaatataattaatattagttagaaatttatatattttaaaattatacaatttttacataatggaaaaaaataattgaaataaatttaagtgTTCAGAAATatttattgacttaaaatttatttatttattttttcttttttactttttcctcTCCAAATTTGAAATGGCTTCATCCAGGTTCTTTCCTTCCAGTTTCCTTCTCATCTTTAATTAGAATTGATGTAgtattgtttgcttgatttcAGAACTGTGCAACGAAGCttaccaaaaacaaaataaaaaattccggAACTGCACAATGAAATCAAAGACAGAAAATGATGAACATTTCTTTATGGGCTGAAACAAATGTGATACAAGACACCATCAAATATCACTCATCTAATTGTCCTATATGCGTAAATCAATACTAAAACTAAGAATTATCTCCCTAATCTCCTCAGGCGTACCGTTATTAATATCTGATACATAGCCCctgcaaaaagaaagaaaaagaatgaaacagcaacaaaaaaaaccaaaaataggaAAAGCAGCAACTCAACATCAAGTGCCAACTCAAAAGCAAAAAGCAACGGTCATTCATCATTTTCAATTCTCAGTGGCCCCTACACCCTCTACCGGAAAAGTGGCTCCACCAGCAAAAGCATTAATCTCTGCGTTTACTGTTTACTGTTTAAGGCCACTAGGATAACAGGGGTGTATGGCTCATTGGGAATTCCATTTCCATGAAGATGCAAACTTTCGTTAGTCCAAAAGataaagatgatgatgattcCCACAACACATAATCGCGTACAGGCAAAGGAACAGAATTTTACCTTTCCCCAACCCCCAATCTCCCTGATTCCTTTTCCCCTTCCTGTTCCCTTTTTTTTACAGCTAGCCGATGAGGCTGTAAAGGACTTCAAATTCTCAATCACATTTCAACTCCTAAGGGCCAGTGCAATCCAGCTCAAGCACACACAGGATAGAATGCCACGGGAACCTAATCTTTCCTGAAATCAGAACACCGTTAGAGACAACCACTTCCTCAATTATTGATTCCCAAAATGCAACGCTACGTGTTGTCATGGTCAATAAAATAGATCATTGTCAACATGATGCTTTCAACATACAGTAAAGGAATCTATACCACCCAATatctttcttaaaaaaaagaacTAGATGCCAATTATCCAGTAAAGCAATCTATTCAAGCTATTTGATCTTTCTATACCTTTTACATTCAACAATTCAACACCTGTCCATTTCGGTTTGACATGCAAAACCCCTATCCCCACCATTTATGCGTCCATTTCTCCATTTTGGTTTGGCTAAAATTTCAGTCCAAAACCATCAttcatatacaaaataataacacAAGGACTCGTTTGGAATggcattttaaaataagtaataaatttaaaatagagtTTTTAGGAtgtggcctttttttttttttttttttctatattatttttctacgaTGAATTAGATAGCTAAGATGCGCATGGCATAATAGGCGTATATTAGATAACGGTTGAACTAAACTTTACCGTGGCAGATGAAATGGAAAGATAACCGGTGGAAGAAGTAGCCGGCTGCGTGACACTGACGTTTCCGCCGTACCCAGGGGTGGTTGTGTTGCTGCTGACTTCGATTCCGCTGAATCCGAGCGGATAGGCTGGGGTTCCATCGGGTTTGAACAGCCCATAGTTCCTCTCCGACGTGGGCCCGGGCTTCATGTTTTCGTTGAACAGAGCAAAAACGTAAATGTTCAAATCAGAGTTTGGCCTCATGGGCGTTCCTCTCTTCTGAGACATCAGCTTTATCAGGTTTCCGTTGTACTTCTTTGCGTTCTCAATTGTGGCCCCGGTCTCATCCTCGTCGCCCTTGGAAGGCCAACCAGTTTCGGAGATCTGAACGGGAATCTTCTTGAAGCCGAGGGAAGCCAGGGCGGAGTAAACGGCGTCGATCTGTGCGAACAGCATGTTGTCATAGTGGAGATTCGTGTCAGGATCGACAACCCCTTGGTTCGGCTGAAAGAGGACGAAATCGATGGGGACTTGCTTCGGATTAGCTTTGTACGCGAAGAATGGGTAGGCGTTGATGAGAAATGGTGATCCGGTTTTGACATTGAAGTTCAGAATCGGAGTAATGCACTCTATCAGATCTTGCCGGAAAGCTCCGGCCGATGGCGGATAGGAGGTTTCGAGAATGGCGAGCGAGTGCGCTGTGGTGACACTGACTTGCTTGTCTAACCCTAGGTTAACCAGAACTGCGTGTACGCCCTGCATCGCCGGCAGCAGGTTATCATTGAGAGAAGTGTCATTGTATGTCAAAATCTCGTTCCCGACGGTGATGCAGGTGATATTGGTATCAGGCAAGTGCGCCTGAACGTTCGCTTTCACCCAGGCCAGCGCTTTGTCCGGATCTCTCATCTTCGACAAGTACTCGTTTCCCAGCCCAACAATGAACTCAACTCCAGTGTTGGCAAATGCGCGCAGCACCTTCGGATCTGCGTCGTAGAGCTTCACTCTGCTCGCACCAATTGACCGTACCAGTGGAACCACATCGTCCGGCGAAGGCAGATTGTTCGCGATCTGGCCGTAATTGATGCCGACAGCAACCACCACCGCCGGCAGTACAATCCCTACTCAAAAAGTAACAGCGAGACCCAAACGCAATGAAACCAAAAAGTACacaaaaaaacttaaaagagaTTCCGAGCATACCTGAGATGAGAAAAACTAAAGAAGAGTAGCAGAATTTACTCAACTCCATGAATTCCTTACTAGAGAAGTAACCAATCCGTACTCAGTAGTACGCAGCTAGAACTGGGAACTGGGACTCAAAACGAGGAAGAATGTGCCGTCAAGCCTGAACCCACTCCACCGCCTCAAccagaaaaacaaaagaaggaaaatccCAGGTCTGATTTTCCTCCTCTGGATCAATGTAAGTAGGGTGAAAAGGAGGAGAGTGGGGAATGAGTTCCGGATATATAGGCGAGTGACTGTGAGTGATGCTCTCCTTTAATTTCAGCTTAGATTAGATTAAGCCATGGAGATGCCTTTTGTCTAATTCTgaaccaagaaaaagaaatgctTTGCCCGTGATTTGATTGAAAGCTTCAATACTTGGTTCAGAGGTCGTTCAAGCCGATGATTTGTGGGGCCCCGGAACCGCCTACGACCAGCGTCAGCAGCTTTGTCCGACACTCTTCACATGGACACCATTCCCAACCGGCCACCTTTTTTTCTGGGCATCCctttaatttcttctttctcctctaattccccattttctatttttcagaaAGGGGAAATGAAACGACAGTGAAGACAGGTAAAGAGACGTAGGATACATGCAAAGCCAACGTTGGGTGATTCCTCCTAACCATGGTTTGCATCAAACTCATGACTCGCGCCCCCCATTCATCTTCTTCCCCCAACACAAATTTTTATACTCTAcatcattttcaatttctatgTTTAATCTCCTCTTCTCCTTCTCCAAAGCTACTCCCAATGTGACTTCAATACGTGTAAAATAGTAACCTCATGAAGTAAGAAGAATgcaattcaaatatgaaataagtGACCAAGTAGGAATGCAgtgaatatatatatctaaTGTTTGAAGCCCAGCTTGGCCCAAGTGTAGCCCGATCCATCTAAGGTCAGGCTTAGGCTGGTTTTTGAAGCCCGACTCAACCATATTTAGGCCTATCCTAGTTACTGTAGAACTAGGTATATGGATTAGGTTGTCTGGACATGTCAGGCCAAAGCCCATATTGGCTCGAGCCGAACCCAATCTGTGTAAGGTTGAGCTTGGGCTGATTTTTTAAGCCCAATGTGCGCCTAGTCCGAGCAATAATCTAAACCCAAAAAAATCCATGAATATTATACATGTGACACGATTTAAgctaaaaaaaatctatcaatAGCATACATAGAAGTAGAACGGGTAAAAGATCAAAATGTTGACATCCTAATTACCAAATTAAccttagtattatttttatttggaaagataattatatattaaagcCCGGGCTTAGGTCGGGTCTTGGGCTTAGAGTTGAATTCCCCCTGGTCTGAGCTTGTCCCCGAGCCCCAATCAAGAGGAACAAAAGCTCGATCATCCCCGGCCCGTCCCACCTTTAAGTGACTGACAAAAACGAAGcctagttttgaaaatttttctttgtttacgTGGAGAGATATAATTGGGCTGTGGAACTCACCATATTTAGGTGGGTGTAGATTAGCGAAGCCTCCAAGCGTATACCTTAAAAATCATCCATATCGAAACCCTGAAACCCTAGCGCCGGAGCGGCTTCGAGGCACAAACGATCCTCTCTCCTCTCCACATCCGTAAgttcattttcatatttctcCTTTTCTCTCTGATTCTActgaattcttttctttttcgttTCATTTTGTATATTCTTGCTCCATTTGATGCTATGGGATTTACTAGTGATTTCAATCTGTTGTAAATACATGTAGATCAAGTAATTTTCTGCTAGGAAGAATGTCTATTGGAGAGCAGGCTTGCACTCTCGCTATATTGATTCTCCACGACGATGGGATTCCCGTTACTGTATCCTTACCATTTATTTTATCTGCATCCACCAGTTTGGTTGCGCAGAAATTTTATGAAAACGGAAGGAATTAGAGAAATTCACCTTAACTAAATCCAATTTGAGCGCTAGGGGGGAGATGTTTGATTTATTGGGTCCCCCAAGGCTGTGTTTGGTTGCCCAGTTCATCAGCGGGCTTGGAATTCCAATTCTGTGCCACCAAACACAGCCTATAATGTTTTGTCccattttttcttactttcactgggattttttttttgttttatgtggTGGTGTCCTGTAATTGATTTTATAATGTTAgaaaagtttatatatatatatatatgctatcTTGGGAATTGGGGTTTTCTTTGACTGATATTTGCTAGGCCGAGAAGATCAGCACCTTGCTTAAAGCGGCCAATGTGTCAGTAGAATCATACTGGCCGGGTCTGTTTGCTAAGCTTGTAGAGAAGAAGAGTGTAGATGATCTAATCATGAATGTTGGTTCTGGTGGTGGTGGCGCACCCATGGCTGTTGCTACCATGGCTGGAGGCGGTGATGCTGCAGGTGCAGCTGCACCTCCACCTGAGGAGAAGAAGGTAGGAGCTAttcctttaattttatttgagtAATACATACATGTTTTGATtatggtttcatttttttttttttttttgcctaatgTGTTTGGTTTGTTCTGGGTTGCCAAAATACTACAGGAGGAACCAAAGGAAGAGAGTGATGAGGACATGGGATTCAGTTTGTTTGATTAGGAGCTCCTTTCAGTATGAATAGTATTTTGCAATTTTATGACTTCATTTGTAGTTGCTCAGTAAATTTGAAGCTGTCGTATTTTTATGTGATGTTACCAGCACAGCAGACACTAGCTGGAAAATTTTCGATGTTTGGGTTGGATTGTTTCTTAATGTTAgtatttcaaacaaaatatgcGGATGGGTGAAACTTGTCAAGCATTGAGATAATGGCTTCCTAAATGTGATTCCACTCATGAATGGTCTTTATATCATGTgcttatttttttggtttatatgTGGAACATACTATACCATATCTCAGAAATTCTTGCTTGTTAGATTTGTGTTCATCTGAGGTAGTCAATGATCTTCAGTCTAGCTCATTCATTTTTGTTGCTTGTCAATTTCATATAATATTAGGGCTACACTTAGGGTTTagggatttttttatatttaggcTTGTCATGTTTTCTAGATTCGTGCTCATCATAGTGGAATGTAACTTTACTGGGACACAACAAGGTCAGGTGATGAGTCATTGTTTAGTTTGATGAACACAATAATGCATACATAGAGTTTTTGGGTGGCCTTCGGCCTTTTGGGTATATCATTATTGAATACAAGAGCTGGAAGTTTTCAGTTGGATCTCTTCGTTCCTATTATAATGTGGACTTGGGCACCGGTGAAAGTCGGTTTTTTTGTTGGGGAAGTGTCTTGGGGTGGAATTCCAACTCTTGACCAGCTCAAAAGGAGGAGGGGTTGGATTCTCCCAAATAGGTGTTGCTTATGCAAGGGTAAGGAGGAATCGACAAACTCTTTTTGGGGTGGAATGGGTTATGGATTATGCTGTTAGAAGAAACCTATTGGGTTTGGCATgactcttttgtgggaaaaaaattgTGGAGGGCCTATCCCTTGTGCAGAATGCTTGTTGTGGACTCTTTGGAAAGAAATGAATATAGGAAGGCTTTTAATGATGTTGAGCAGTTTAACTAAGCAATCAAATCCAGTTTTATGTATACTTTTGTAGATTGGGGTTGGGGTTATATTGAGGGCTACACAATGTCTATGTTAGATTTTGTAAATTGGTTGAACTTAAAATAAGGAGAGGTATTTTTGTGTACTTAGTGTGTACTATGTTATGCCTCCCTtaggtgcttttaatatatattttctcttttgcctatccaaaaaaaaaaaaaaatcattattaaatacaATATATAAATCCCTAAGAGCTTTTAGGGAAATGGTAGAGTTTGGTCAATTGATGGGGGTAAATGGTAGAGTTTGATTCCTCAATTGAATCACGAGTACCTCTACAGTCCCCACTGCTTCCCCATACCACAggtgaaaatagaaaatatgtgTAAAGACTACCATCAAAGCAGCCCAAGCCTTACAATGTCCATGTGCGCTATGTCTCCTATCTATATTTCCATTATTGCTCACTAACAATAGTGGAACCGTAGATTTGCTTTTAGGATACTGTACTGTGTGAAGTTGCATTCATTTCCGAgagtttctaccatttttgcagCTTTGCTTTTGGCCACTCACCTCATTCCTGTCTTATGGGCCACATTCTAGGCACCAGTGAATGGTGAGATCTTTTATGCCCTTCTGGGAACAAGGATGTTGAAAGCATTTATAAGATAAGAAGGGATACAATACCAGCATGTCGATTTTAAAGTGCTAGAAGGTTTCATTAGGGTAAATACTATGTTCAAGAGAatttaatgaactaaaaaaaaaaggaatttgcGGAACGAGAAagtaaaatcatcaaatttagtCCCCTTATTTCACCTCAAATGTATGGTAGAGAAAGTATCCACTGGGTGATCGACTTTTGTTGTATTTTTtgcttgttcttttttttttaaatgtagatGGAATGGTACTCACGTCTCAATTGCTTCTGCATAGGTTTTATTTACTTCTGCATAGGTTttatttaggtggtgtttgtatgacagattcattttaattatgttagACGATGtcaacaagttatttttaattgaataaaaaaaatcaaatattttaactttttttattcagtcaaaaaaGCAATACAACTGTAATTTTTCAATTACAAAATAGACTCTATTGTAATATGCTGACATCATCCATTTACTTGTTCTCAATAAAGAGACTTCTTTCTAAATCTCAGTAGGGTAGATGGTATGGGAAGTTAAAAGCCATCTTTTAAGTAGTCTCGATAATAATTACATTAAAGTTATTAATGTGATTTCTTGAAACGAGGCAGAAATTTGAAGAAAGCTGGCCAGAAGAGGCTTACAGAT
This DNA window, taken from Vitis vinifera cultivar Pinot Noir 40024 chromosome 2, ASM3070453v1, encodes the following:
- the LOC100254667 gene encoding glucan endo-1,3-beta-glucosidase 11, whose amino-acid sequence is MELSKFCYSSLVFLISGIVLPAVVVAVGINYGQIANNLPSPDDVVPLVRSIGASRVKLYDADPKVLRAFANTGVEFIVGLGNEYLSKMRDPDKALAWVKANVQAHLPDTNITCITVGNEILTYNDTSLNDNLLPAMQGVHAVLVNLGLDKQVSVTTAHSLAILETSYPPSAGAFRQDLIECITPILNFNVKTGSPFLINAYPFFAYKANPKQVPIDFVLFQPNQGVVDPDTNLHYDNMLFAQIDAVYSALASLGFKKIPVQISETGWPSKGDEDETGATIENAKKYNGNLIKLMSQKRGTPMRPNSDLNIYVFALFNENMKPGPTSERNYGLFKPDGTPAYPLGFSGIEVSSNTTTPGYGGNVSVTQPATSSTGYLSISSATERLGSRGILSCVCLSWIALALRS
- the LOC100249556 gene encoding large ribosomal subunit protein P1 translates to MSIGEQACTLAILILHDDGIPVTAEKISTLLKAANVSVESYWPGLFAKLVEKKSVDDLIMNVGSGGGGAPMAVATMAGGGDAAGAAAPPPEEKKEEPKEESDEDMGFSLFD